Part of the Fusarium verticillioides 7600 chromosome 10, whole genome shotgun sequence genome is shown below.
TCCAATAAGCTTCATACCAACCGATCTTACATGCAAGCATTCATACCTTTATGTGCCAGTTAGGCTTATCTGTCAATTGATTCAtcacaaccatcatgacagcctcCCGCACGAGCAACATATCGGATTCAGCCCCGGGGGAGTTATAGTGAATTCCAATTGGATACATTTCGCCTTTGTGATGACAGTCATGATAGCGAAGATTCATGCCGAGGCCCGGGTAGCATCCGACTGTCGGAGGGTCAGGCTTCTCGCGAAGATACATGGTGATGGGGTGGAGTTCAGTTATTTAGAAGTTCAGTGGTGATTTATTTGGAGGCGGCGCGCTGTACTTATTTATACGCGATGTTAGTATGCGTCTGGGGGCTAATATCCACATTCTTGCATTGTTTTAGGTGACAGGGAGCTGTTGGTTTGGCTGGTGCACGAAAACGAGTCGCGAAATCACGTGTGGAGGTGGGCGGTAATTTAGGCAGTCCAGGCAGCCGTACTAGGATATCACAAGCTTCAAGTACAGATAAGCCAGGTTGAAGGCTTGATACAGGAAGACAAACTTTTCACAATTAACGTGGCCAGAGCGCATGTCTCCTATGTTTTGTTGCAGACCAAGGCACTTCGCTAGCACCcttatttttcttttatcTATGCTCCATTTTCATTTTGTAGTTCCAAGTGAAAGCTTCTGATCAAGGCATCGCTCTCATCAAGTGTCATCACCTTGAGATCAGCCATGCTCTTGAGCTTAGCCGTACACTCCTTGACCTGATCGTCGGTCATCTTGAGACCAAGCTGGTCAACACGACTCTTGATGGCGTTCCATCCGGTGAGTCGTGACGTGAAGTGCACGTATCTTGATAGACCGAAATCTTCAGGCTTGAGGATCTCATACGTGGAGGGGTCGTTGAGGATTGCCTTGGCGTGGATACCGGCCTTGTGGGTGAATGCGCAGAAGCCGGTGATTGGGTTGTTGAATGGCACGTTGATCTCTACGCATTCTGCGACGAAATcttcgatcttcttgagttcGTTCAGCTTGTACTTGGAGAGAATATAGTCTCTGGAGGTGGGCATCATTCTAGCCATCTGTAATTTCATCGAGTCAGATCATGTCCAGGTTCATAGGGAGGATGAGGTTAACGCACGAGAGCTCCAAGAGCGGTAATGCCGTTTCGTTCTCCAATGCCGAGTACGGATGTGTCGACGTCTGTATCGCAGCAAGTTAGCCTGATGTTCGCCCGTGAAAATACCGTTGACGATGTCGTTGGACCCGAAATCCCATCTCAAGGTTGCACGTCCAACGCATGTTTTGGCTGCTCGTAAAGGGACCAAGTCCGTGAGGGTGAACTTACGTGTAGCGCCAGCTTCAAGGGCAGAAAAAGCGTTCTTGGAATGGTCAGTTTCTCGTTTCCGGTTAGATATCAGAAAGTTTAACGAACCGCAACAGCAGAGCCTGTATCATCGTGAAACTGTCACATATTAGCGAAGTGGTATGCAAACGGATTCACAGCAGCACATACATGAACCTCGATATCGGTGGAAACACAACCTCGGAGAGTTCGGACGAGGTCCTGTGAATGGTCAGCATCATGCAGACTGGAGATGAGCATGATCACCTACGTAGACCTGTCTTGGTGAAGCACAACCAACGGTATCTGCCACGCCTACTCTGTTGACGCCGACATTGTTGACTGCGCGGTAGATTGAGAGCAAATCAACTAGATCAGATCTTGAAACATATTAGCGATGCTACTGATTTTAGTCGGCCGAGCCCCTCGAAGAGCCGTCAAGACGGACAAGAGAAGCATATCCTCAGGAGAAGCGCATGACATGGAGTCTTTCTCTCGCCTTGTTGGGCAAAGCAAACAGAGGCTCTAGACCCGCGATCTTACACGAGACAGAGCTCAGTCTGCACGAGTGACCCTGCGCTATCCTCCAGATGCTactcatcatgactcctcaaagccagggTCTTTTCGAGCAGGGAATATCAATTGGTCGACGACAGGGATCGGCGTAGTGAGACGTAGGCGCAGCTTACCGGAAAGAATCTTCACTTGAGAAGCGGACTTCGCATCCTCGGCTAAGAAACTGTTAGCTACTGTCTTCAAGCAGTCGGTAGTGCGCATACCTCTTAATATACTCAATGACCTCAATGGCCTGCTTGGTGATAGCGGCCATGTTCTTGCCGCCCAGGGAATGCTCTCGGAGGAATTCTGAATCATGTCAGTCGATCCTCGAACAAGCAGTACGTATGTACTCACGGCTCGTTCCAATAACGACATCAACACCGTCAACTCCACAGTCACACGCAAGCTTAGCATCCTCCATGGTACATCTTGTGTGTGTTAGAATCTTAGCCTTGAGGCCGAGCTTGCAGATAGCTGCGCAATCATCACGGGATTGTGGGCTTGCAGCTGGGTTCGTGAGCTCTATATAGTCGACACCGAACTCATCGAGCatcttggcgatcttgatcttggtctcAGTTGAGAAGTACGAATTGGCGAATTGTTCACCCTCTCTCAGGGTTGA
Proteins encoded:
- a CDS encoding homocitrate synthase, mitochondrial, which produces MSITSNNATNPYSSVNDLLSNVRNFKIIESTLREGEQFANSYFSTETKIKIAKMLDEFGVDYIELTNPAASPQSRDDCAAICKLGLKAKILTHTRCTMEDAKLACDCGVDGVDVVIGTSQFLREHSLGGKNMAAITKQAIEVIEYIKSRGCEVRFSSEDSFRSDLVDLLSIYRAVNNVGVNRVGVADTVGCASPRQVYDLVRTLRGCVSTDIEVHFHDDTGSAVANAFSALEAGATHVDTSVLGIGERNGITALGALMARMMPTSRDYILSKYKLNELKKIEDFVAECVEINVPFNNPITGFCAFTHKAGIHAKAILNDPSTYEILKPEDFGLSRYVHFTSRLTGWNAIKSRVDQLGLKMTDDQVKECTAKLKSMADLKVMTLDESDALIRSFHLELQNENGA